A portion of the Sandaracinobacteroides saxicola genome contains these proteins:
- the xrtV gene encoding exosortase V produces the protein MAGLARIKGSSALAHARRFPLLTLALLAVVIPTLLAIATQSWSTEAGVHGPLVLATALWLIWRRWDEIVAEARPGNLWLGLAVLLAAAGIYAFGRAFNFLSVEVGAMLLALLAIAYVFVGHRLLLKLWFPILYMGFVVPLPGWFVDGITQPLKILVSEWVTWLLATAGYPIARIGVTLYIAQYQLLVEDACAGLNSIISLTAIGLFYIYLLYNASARYALLLLLFVIPVAVVANVIRVIGLVLITYYFGDAAAQGYLHNFAGIVTFVSALLTIFAVDWVLSPLRRWLSGDAREGGVA, from the coding sequence ATGGCGGGCCTGGCGCGCATCAAGGGGTCGAGTGCGCTGGCGCATGCGCGGCGCTTCCCGCTGCTGACGCTGGCGCTGCTGGCGGTGGTGATCCCGACGCTGCTGGCGATCGCCACGCAGAGCTGGTCGACGGAAGCGGGCGTGCACGGGCCGCTGGTGCTGGCGACGGCGCTGTGGCTGATCTGGCGCCGCTGGGACGAGATCGTGGCGGAGGCCCGGCCGGGCAACCTGTGGCTGGGCCTGGCGGTGTTGCTGGCGGCGGCGGGCATCTATGCCTTTGGCCGCGCCTTCAATTTCCTGAGCGTCGAGGTCGGGGCGATGCTGCTGGCGCTGCTGGCGATCGCCTATGTCTTCGTCGGCCACCGGCTGCTGCTGAAGCTGTGGTTTCCCATCCTCTACATGGGGTTCGTGGTGCCGCTGCCGGGCTGGTTCGTGGACGGGATCACGCAGCCGCTGAAAATCCTGGTGTCGGAATGGGTGACGTGGCTGCTGGCCACCGCCGGCTATCCGATCGCCCGGATCGGTGTGACGCTGTACATCGCGCAATATCAGCTGCTGGTGGAGGATGCCTGCGCCGGGCTCAACTCGATCATCAGCCTGACGGCGATCGGGCTGTTCTATATCTATCTGCTGTACAACGCCTCGGCCCGCTATGCGCTGCTGCTGCTGCTGTTCGTGATTCCGGTGGCGGTGGTGGCGAATGTCATCCGGGTCATCGGGCTGGTGCTGATCACCTATTATTTCGGTGACGCGGCGGCGCAGGGCTATCTGCACAATTTCGCCGGCATCGTGACCTTCGTGTCGGCGCTGCTGACGATTTTCGCGGTGGACTGGGTGTTGAGCCCGCTGCGGCGCTGGTTGAGCGGCGACGCGCGCGAGGGAGGCGTGGCATGA
- a CDS encoding CpsD/CapB family tyrosine-protein kinase: protein MMTEVTTSAPAVAFVDDSGPDLLAGDALLRTGLLTDEQAGRVQARQAETGASFDAAAVELGFASLADVERANDLLAGTLAMTVAPNLVISEEVVVLSDPASPRAEAIRLLRTQVIAQHLGAGRRAFAVTGAVDGSGASYIAANLAAALSQVGIKTLLVDANLRSPRIDAMFGLDPNGPGLTTYLSLGANRPERVVYANVLPNLSIIPAGPPVARPQELLSSARFKAGTDILLREYDVAIFDTPSANENADALTVAGVVGYALIVARRDHGYTNDVATLSKQLAASRSSVIGAVLNDYR, encoded by the coding sequence ATGATGACAGAGGTGACGACGAGCGCGCCTGCAGTGGCGTTTGTGGATGACAGCGGGCCGGACCTGCTGGCGGGCGATGCGCTGTTGCGGACGGGGTTGCTGACCGACGAGCAGGCCGGCCGGGTGCAGGCGCGGCAGGCCGAGACCGGCGCCAGCTTTGACGCGGCCGCGGTGGAGCTGGGCTTTGCCAGCCTGGCGGATGTGGAGCGGGCCAACGACCTGCTGGCGGGCACGCTGGCGATGACGGTGGCGCCGAACCTGGTGATCTCGGAAGAGGTGGTGGTGTTGAGCGATCCCGCCTCGCCGCGGGCGGAGGCGATCCGGCTGCTGCGCACGCAGGTGATCGCGCAGCATCTGGGGGCCGGCCGGCGCGCCTTCGCGGTGACCGGTGCGGTCGATGGATCGGGGGCGAGCTATATCGCGGCCAATCTGGCGGCGGCGCTGAGCCAGGTCGGGATCAAGACGCTGCTGGTGGACGCCAACCTGCGCTCGCCGCGCATCGATGCGATGTTCGGGCTGGACCCCAACGGGCCGGGGCTGACCACCTATCTGTCGCTGGGCGCCAACCGGCCGGAACGGGTGGTCTATGCCAATGTGCTGCCCAATCTGAGCATCATTCCGGCGGGGCCGCCGGTGGCGCGGCCGCAGGAGCTGCTGTCCAGCGCGCGGTTCAAGGCGGGCACCGACATCCTGTTGCGGGAATATGACGTGGCGATTTTCGACACGCCGTCGGCGAACGAGAATGCCGATGCGCTGACGGTCGCCGGCGTGGTGGGCTATGCCCTGATCGTGGCACGGCGGGACCATGGCTATACCAATGACGTGGCGACGCTGTCGAAGCAGCTGGCGGCGTCGCGCAGCTCGGTCATCGGCGCCGTCCTGAACGATTATCGCTGA
- a CDS encoding GNVR domain-containing protein — translation MSLIQFLRILMARRMIILVATLGCFVVATGIAMVLPKRYPATARVILDVIKPDPVTGQIIGTQFMRGYTRTQIELITDMRVAGAVVDRLGLANDPGTIAAFQSSGAAEADGGVRRWIAQRIIDNTSANLIEASNILEIRYEGQNPELAKRIVDVIRDAYIESSLRFRTDSAGRTGDWYREQATKAQRLLVTAETAKTEFMRANNIVMQGGVELEQQKLANLAATLVAARGNSGTQEATATARLTNDPVADQLRLQLSTIEDQLVQSSEKLGTQHPTYQALLARRNLLRTQLAQAETQTRKSVASSMNVGRKSIGELEADYEAQRTKVLGMKTVLDQLDQMQREVDLRRDQYQKAAARAAELRLEADVAETGLVVLGDAVADTNPSWPKVPLIMALSLFFGLALGVLTALITELFARRVRGAEDLAFAAGAPVLAVVNDGSSSPIRDRIKRLLTRGGKDETGDLQAI, via the coding sequence ATGAGTCTGATCCAGTTTCTGCGCATCCTGATGGCGCGGCGGATGATCATCCTGGTGGCGACACTGGGCTGTTTCGTGGTGGCGACGGGCATCGCGATGGTCTTGCCCAAACGCTATCCGGCAACGGCGCGGGTCATCCTGGACGTGATCAAGCCCGATCCGGTGACGGGGCAGATCATCGGCACGCAGTTCATGCGCGGCTATACCCGGACGCAGATCGAGCTGATCACCGACATGCGCGTGGCGGGCGCGGTCGTCGACCGGCTGGGGCTGGCGAATGACCCCGGGACGATCGCGGCTTTCCAGTCCAGCGGCGCGGCGGAAGCGGACGGCGGTGTGCGGCGCTGGATCGCGCAGCGGATCATCGACAACACCAGCGCCAACCTGATCGAGGCGTCGAACATCCTGGAAATCAGGTATGAAGGCCAGAACCCCGAACTGGCGAAGCGGATCGTGGATGTGATCCGCGACGCCTACATCGAATCGAGCCTGCGGTTCCGGACCGATTCGGCTGGGCGCACCGGGGACTGGTATCGGGAGCAGGCGACCAAGGCGCAGCGGCTGCTGGTGACGGCGGAGACCGCGAAGACCGAATTCATGCGGGCGAACAACATCGTCATGCAGGGCGGCGTGGAGCTGGAGCAGCAGAAGCTGGCGAACTTGGCGGCGACGCTGGTGGCGGCGCGCGGCAACAGCGGCACACAGGAGGCGACGGCGACGGCGCGGCTGACCAACGATCCCGTGGCGGACCAGCTGCGCCTGCAGCTGTCGACCATCGAGGATCAGCTGGTGCAGTCGAGCGAGAAGCTGGGGACGCAGCACCCGACCTATCAGGCGCTGCTGGCGCGGCGGAACCTGTTGCGGACGCAACTGGCGCAGGCCGAGACCCAGACCCGCAAGAGCGTGGCGAGCTCGATGAATGTCGGGCGCAAGTCGATCGGCGAGCTGGAAGCCGATTACGAGGCGCAGCGTACCAAGGTGCTGGGCATGAAGACGGTGCTCGACCAGCTGGACCAGATGCAGCGCGAGGTGGACCTGCGGCGCGACCAGTATCAGAAGGCGGCTGCGCGGGCGGCGGAACTGCGGCTGGAGGCGGATGTGGCGGAGACTGGCCTGGTGGTGCTGGGGGATGCGGTGGCGGACACCAATCCTTCCTGGCCGAAGGTCCCGCTGATCATGGCCCTGTCGCTGTTCTTCGGCCTGGCGCTGGGGGTGTTGACGGCGCTGATCACCGAGCTGTTCGCACGGCGGGTGCGCGGCGCGGAGGACCTGGCCTTTGCCGCGGGGGCGCCGGTGCTGGCGGTGGTGAACGATGGCAGCAGCTCGCCGATACGTGACCGGATCAAGCGGTTGCTGACACGCGGCGGCAAGGACGAAACCGGCGATTTGCAGGCGATCTGA
- a CDS encoding SLBB domain-containing protein has protein sequence MDNTGFRRLIAALLMLLLAVPAMAQGRQALTERGYVLGPNDSISVIVYGQQEFNVATRVKPDGTVVLPLVGKVMASGRTVVTLADDINKKLVGANFLKDPIVNVELTAPASRWVRISGKVGQPGLVQLDRNYTLLDALLRVGWIQESGATYVQVRRGADGREQTIQVADLARGNPETDILLEAGDTIFVPDADLVYLTGQVNRPGAFALKPGMTVRQLLAMAGGVTATGSANKVGLTRGNARETDADQSTLLQKNDVIIVKERLF, from the coding sequence ATGGACAACACAGGTTTCCGCCGGCTGATCGCCGCGTTGTTGATGCTGCTGCTGGCCGTGCCGGCGATGGCGCAGGGCCGACAGGCGCTGACCGAGCGCGGCTATGTGCTGGGGCCGAACGATTCGATCAGCGTGATCGTGTATGGCCAGCAGGAATTCAACGTGGCGACGCGGGTGAAGCCCGACGGCACGGTGGTGCTGCCACTGGTGGGGAAGGTCATGGCGTCCGGCCGGACGGTGGTGACACTGGCGGACGACATCAACAAGAAGCTGGTGGGCGCCAATTTCCTGAAGGATCCGATCGTCAACGTCGAACTGACCGCACCGGCCAGCCGCTGGGTGCGGATTTCCGGCAAGGTCGGGCAGCCCGGGCTGGTGCAGCTGGACCGCAACTACACGCTGCTGGATGCGCTGCTGCGCGTGGGCTGGATCCAGGAGTCCGGGGCGACCTACGTGCAGGTGCGGCGCGGTGCCGACGGGCGGGAGCAGACGATCCAGGTGGCCGACCTGGCGCGCGGCAATCCGGAAACCGACATTCTGCTGGAGGCGGGCGACACGATCTTCGTGCCGGACGCGGACCTGGTCTATCTGACCGGGCAGGTGAACCGTCCGGGCGCGTTCGCGCTGAAGCCAGGGATGACGGTGCGGCAGCTGCTGGCGATGGCGGGCGGCGTGACGGCGACGGGCTCGGCGAACAAGGTGGGCCTGACGCGCGGCAACGCGCGAGAGACGGATGCCGACCAATCGACATTGTTGCAGAAAAATGATGTCATCATTGTTAAGGAACGGCTGTTCTAA